One genomic window of Neisseria sp. oral taxon 014 str. F0314 includes the following:
- a CDS encoding DUF262 domain-containing protein, producing the protein MSQIKSDKWDIKKVFKQWYCIPNYQRPYVWEKDQIIDLLDDIHIACEKDKESDYFLGSLVLKETKNKDYIEYDILDGQQRLTTLFLLTAVIRDLTDNEQRQNTCHESIFQKGNPDDNIPERLRLIFEIRHDVKEFIDEYIKQKNGTTSIKIEELAQSKSADKSVFNMANAILYMRAYLQEQIRQNAIFLDEFFPFFRNKVILIYVASQNLDDAFRMFTVLNNRGIKLRNADILKAENLSSVKEKDKQQEYAQNWEKIENYFGNEFDGFLSHLQSILTKQKASLTLLKEFENNIFAKNKLTKGNDFFDFVHKYKKHYEELFDSNENLELKNFLTLMNVGFESEIWIAPLLRYYNKFRKENLLEFTKKLNNKFVSDWISGFTPTIRIINMNNIIDMIDKLDSCDELLNQDCFAINGQEILNFLQTDIYGKRPTRYILLLLNYLYHSHEQPFNTPKVISVEHILPQNPKSDSQWVQDFDNEQREKWTNKLGNLIILSRRKNSSQSNLDFAQKQQKYFKGNVELGRSANIMACKTWKIDDVQKNHNETLAKLKEHFGIVD; encoded by the coding sequence ATGTCTCAAATTAAATCCGACAAATGGGATATTAAAAAAGTATTTAAACAATGGTATTGCATTCCAAATTACCAACGACCTTATGTATGGGAAAAAGACCAAATTATTGACTTACTGGATGATATTCATATTGCTTGCGAGAAAGACAAGGAAAGTGATTATTTTTTGGGTTCTCTTGTTTTGAAAGAAACCAAAAATAAAGACTATATTGAATATGATATATTAGACGGACAACAACGTTTAACTACCTTATTTTTATTGACTGCAGTTATTCGTGACTTAACCGATAATGAGCAACGGCAAAACACTTGTCACGAGAGCATTTTTCAGAAAGGTAACCCTGATGATAATATTCCTGAACGGTTACGCCTTATTTTTGAGATTCGACACGATGTAAAAGAATTTATTGACGAATACATTAAACAAAAAAATGGAACAACCTCTATAAAGATCGAAGAATTAGCCCAAAGTAAGAGTGCAGACAAATCTGTTTTTAATATGGCAAATGCCATTTTATATATGCGCGCATATTTACAAGAACAAATTAGGCAAAATGCGATTTTTTTAGATGAGTTTTTCCCATTTTTTAGAAATAAAGTTATTCTAATTTATGTAGCAAGCCAAAATTTGGATGACGCATTCCGAATGTTTACTGTATTGAACAATCGTGGCATAAAACTGCGTAATGCGGATATTTTAAAAGCTGAAAATTTAAGTTCAGTCAAAGAAAAAGACAAGCAACAAGAATACGCCCAAAATTGGGAAAAAATTGAAAATTATTTTGGTAATGAATTCGATGGCTTCCTCTCTCACCTACAAAGCATTCTAACCAAACAAAAAGCTAGTCTGACTTTATTAAAAGAATTTGAAAATAATATATTCGCAAAAAATAAACTAACAAAAGGAAATGATTTTTTTGATTTTGTTCATAAATATAAAAAACATTATGAAGAATTATTTGACAGCAATGAAAATTTGGAACTTAAAAACTTTCTTACTTTAATGAATGTTGGTTTTGAAAGCGAAATTTGGATTGCGCCACTACTACGTTATTACAATAAATTTAGAAAAGAAAATTTATTGGAGTTTACAAAAAAACTTAATAATAAATTTGTAAGTGATTGGATTTCAGGGTTTACCCCAACTATTCGTATTATAAATATGAATAACATCATTGATATGATTGATAAGTTGGATAGCTGTGATGAATTATTAAATCAAGACTGTTTTGCAATAAATGGTCAAGAAATTTTAAATTTTCTGCAAACTGATATCTATGGCAAACGCCCTACACGTTACATATTGCTACTACTTAATTACCTGTACCATAGCCATGAACAGCCTTTTAATACACCAAAAGTTATCAGTGTAGAGCACATTTTGCCACAGAATCCAAAAAGCGACAGTCAATGGGTTCAAGACTTTGATAATGAACAGCGTGAAAAATGGACAAATAAACTGGGAAATTTGATTATTTTATCGCGCAGAAAAAATTCATCACAAAGCAATTTAGATTTTGCCCAAAAACAGCAAAAATATTTTAAAGGCAATGTAGAGCTTGGACGTTCGGCAAATATTATGGCGTGCAAAACTTGGAAGATAGATGACGTTCAAAAAAATCACAATGAAACATTAGCTAAATTAAAAGAGCATTTCGGCATTGTTGATTAA
- a CDS encoding DUF1837 domain-containing protein yields the protein MFKSDEVIAEVKLHDSVYAYFVGYDIDKKYRWKDLTNVIINVLPEFAYGFHTGTNTDNSKLIAKVIDAAKSLYKIEGFLKVSQMIQKGQKGLDDEIEDKYLKRGEFGELILHLLLRDRFNTIPLISKIYFKDSIGHTVHGFDCVHIEKESKTLWLGESKLYINPMRGLSALIKDLDEHFNCKFLEDEFSLISKKVHGIGEYSDQYDELIEDRNYWINLLNSSNYKNTFTKIKIPLICTYSSNIFQKYNDEEDSSFKEEYNNEINELQEYFYKKLNHKWKDKLKIILILFPVMDKNELVKKLHEKITYLQKLND from the coding sequence ATGTTTAAATCAGATGAAGTAATTGCTGAAGTCAAGCTACATGACTCAGTATATGCTTATTTTGTAGGGTATGATATTGATAAAAAGTATCGCTGGAAAGATTTAACCAATGTTATTATCAATGTACTTCCTGAATTTGCGTATGGTTTCCATACTGGCACAAATACTGATAATTCTAAACTTATAGCTAAAGTAATAGATGCAGCAAAATCTCTCTATAAAATAGAGGGTTTCCTGAAAGTTTCACAGATGATTCAAAAAGGGCAAAAGGGTTTAGATGATGAAATCGAAGATAAATATCTTAAACGAGGTGAGTTTGGGGAACTGATCCTACATCTATTATTACGTGATAGATTTAATACTATCCCACTAATTTCAAAAATTTATTTTAAAGACTCTATTGGGCATACTGTTCATGGATTTGATTGTGTGCATATTGAAAAGGAATCTAAAACATTATGGCTAGGTGAATCTAAACTTTATATAAATCCGATGCGAGGATTGTCCGCATTAATTAAAGATTTAGATGAACATTTTAATTGTAAATTTTTAGAAGATGAATTCTCATTAATTTCAAAAAAAGTACATGGAATAGGAGAGTATTCTGATCAATACGATGAACTTATTGAAGATAGAAATTATTGGATTAATTTATTGAATTCTAGTAATTACAAAAATACATTTACAAAGATAAAAATACCATTAATCTGTACTTACTCCTCCAATATTTTTCAAAAATATAATGATGAGGAGGATTCAAGTTTTAAAGAGGAATATAATAATGAAATTAACGAACTGCAAGAGTATTTTTATAAAAAACTAAACCATAAATGGAAAGATAAGCTAAAAATAATACTAATTCTATTTCCCGTTATGGACAAAAACGAATTAGTGAAAAAATTACATGAAAAAATAACATACTTACAAAAATTAAATGATTAG
- a CDS encoding helicase-related protein, producing MNANELINLLKIKDNFSFNETFSIYKECARLLNEDEPTGQNLLIYILNYKEKFSLSCQDILTELIESIGFYPYLQKENLISKSTTSNIRMFTNKSDYLENKIFHDDQKQILDLIYERKNLVISAPTSFGKSILIQEIVASEKFKNLLIIQPTLALLDETRRNLKSYRSIYNLITKTTQEPKDKNIFLFTAERTNEYLLFPSLDILIIDEFYKLSAKRDDGRSYSLNNAFLSILKNYPKCQFYLLGPNIEGISNGFEEKYRAKFIAINTKLVSSEIHNVFEEYPNQFGDRGIKRQKKEEVLFELLSSELKNENTLVYCASPRKAHELSRKYTEYIKQKKVEISHITENETLIEWLNKYVSESWSLSNSLRYGVAVHDGTMPKHLLSSILELFNNDSIKCIFCTSTIIEGVNTNAKNVIYFDGYKGKQNNKIDYFDYSNIRGRAGRLMKHYIGHIYNFVEPPKYNKLIIDIPFHEQNPIQDEVLINLEDDDIISKNTDQYHFINSLGSEQKALFSKNGTPIKAQKNLFDYFSINYKNKYSLLNWVTYPTKEQKDFCLQLIWDFLTEKVDKQFFYNKFLNFNIPLSRYLYSKDINSLIKDDVQYWEGRESYKDYTKGQLYDYFIQHNFKLLRLYIQFKIPKWLNVLNNIQKFFAYKENLLPGNYSQYIKLFENNFIQDNIFILEEYGVPNTALYKLSKFIPENLSSEQAINLIKEKKLYESENLLEYEKQRLINSL from the coding sequence ATGAATGCAAATGAATTAATTAATCTTTTAAAGATTAAAGATAATTTTAGTTTTAATGAAACATTTTCTATTTATAAAGAATGTGCTAGGCTACTTAATGAAGATGAACCGACAGGCCAAAATTTATTGATTTATATTCTTAACTATAAAGAGAAATTTTCCTTATCCTGCCAAGATATCTTAACTGAGCTAATTGAATCTATTGGATTTTATCCTTACCTTCAAAAGGAAAATTTAATTTCAAAGTCCACTACTAGCAATATAAGAATGTTTACAAATAAATCTGATTATTTGGAAAATAAGATTTTTCATGATGATCAGAAACAAATTCTGGATCTAATTTATGAAAGAAAAAATCTGGTGATTAGTGCTCCTACTAGCTTTGGGAAAAGTATTTTAATACAAGAAATTGTTGCATCAGAAAAATTTAAAAACTTATTGATTATTCAACCAACATTAGCTTTACTAGATGAGACAAGAAGAAACTTAAAAAGTTATAGGAGCATATATAATTTAATTACAAAAACCACCCAAGAGCCAAAGGATAAAAATATTTTTTTATTTACGGCAGAAAGAACTAATGAATACCTTCTCTTTCCTTCTCTTGATATTCTTATTATTGATGAATTTTATAAACTTAGTGCTAAAAGAGATGATGGAAGAAGTTACTCGTTGAACAATGCATTTTTATCAATTCTAAAAAATTATCCAAAATGCCAATTTTATTTATTAGGTCCAAATATTGAAGGAATATCAAATGGATTTGAAGAAAAGTATCGAGCAAAGTTTATTGCAATAAATACAAAGTTAGTTTCATCTGAAATACACAATGTATTTGAAGAATATCCAAATCAATTTGGAGATAGGGGAATAAAAAGGCAGAAGAAAGAAGAAGTATTATTTGAATTATTATCCTCAGAATTAAAAAATGAGAATACATTAGTTTATTGTGCTTCCCCACGTAAAGCACATGAATTATCTAGAAAATATACAGAATATATTAAACAAAAAAAAGTTGAAATATCACATATAACAGAAAATGAGACACTAATCGAATGGTTAAATAAATATGTATCTGAGTCTTGGAGTCTTTCTAATTCCTTAAGATATGGGGTTGCAGTCCATGATGGTACGATGCCTAAACATCTGCTCTCATCTATTCTTGAATTATTCAATAATGATTCAATTAAATGTATTTTTTGCACATCTACTATTATTGAAGGAGTGAATACTAATGCCAAAAATGTCATCTACTTTGATGGATATAAAGGAAAACAAAATAACAAAATTGATTATTTTGACTATTCTAACATAAGGGGAAGAGCTGGTAGATTAATGAAACATTATATTGGGCATATTTATAATTTTGTTGAACCTCCAAAATATAATAAATTAATTATTGATATACCATTTCATGAACAAAATCCTATTCAAGATGAAGTACTAATTAATTTAGAAGATGATGATATTATATCAAAAAATACAGATCAATATCATTTTATCAATAGCCTCGGATCAGAGCAAAAAGCATTATTCTCAAAAAATGGCACCCCTATAAAAGCTCAAAAGAATTTATTTGACTATTTTAGTATTAACTATAAAAACAAATATAGTTTGCTTAATTGGGTTACTTATCCTACAAAAGAACAAAAAGACTTTTGCTTACAACTTATTTGGGACTTTTTAACTGAAAAAGTAGATAAGCAGTTCTTTTATAATAAATTTCTAAATTTTAATATTCCCTTGTCAAGATACCTATATAGTAAAGATATTAACTCTCTTATCAAAGATGATGTGCAGTACTGGGAGGGCAGAGAGAGTTATAAAGATTATACAAAAGGTCAATTATATGATTACTTTATTCAACATAATTTTAAGTTATTACGACTTTACATTCAATTTAAAATTCCCAAATGGCTAAATGTTTTAAATAATATACAAAAATTTTTTGCATATAAAGAGAATTTATTACCTGGTAATTATTCTCAATATATCAAATTATTTGAAAATAACTTTATTCAAGATAATATTTTTATTCTTGAAGAATATGGTGTACCTAATACTGCCTTATACAAATTAAGTAAATTTATTCCTGAAAACTTGAGTTCGGAACAGGCTATTAATCTAATAAAAGAAAAAAAGCTTTACGAAAGTGAAAATCTATTGGAATATGAAAAGCAAAGATTAATAAACAGCTTATAA
- the hrpA gene encoding ATP-dependent RNA helicase HrpA has product MPHPDFSQTLSKDRHFLRSAFKNPNKYGGLSKVEEKYRKSHEIFLKRLAALPKPEFDNTLPVHEKLEEIKKAIAENQVTIICGETGSGKTTQLPKICLELGRGAAGLIGHTQPRRLAARSVAERIAEELKSEIGSAVGYKVRFTDHTSRDACVKLMTDGILLAETQTDRYLAAYDTIIIDEAHERSLNIDFLLGYLKQLLPRRPDLKVIITSATIDAERFSQHFNGAPVLEVSGRTYPVEILYRPLTSKDEDDAEVELTDAIVDAADELAQHGEGDILVFLPGEREIREAAEALRKSTLRRNDEILPLFARLSHAEQHKIFHPSGAKRRIVLATNVAETSLTVPGIKYVIDTGLARVKRYSARAKVEQLHVEKISQAAARQRSGRCGRVSAGVCIRLFSEEDFNSRTEFTDPEIVRSNLAAVILRMAALKLGDVAAFPFLEMPDSRYINDGFQVLLELGAVEET; this is encoded by the coding sequence ATGCCCCATCCCGATTTCTCCCAAACCCTCTCCAAAGACCGCCATTTCCTGCGTTCCGCCTTCAAAAATCCTAACAAATACGGCGGTTTGTCCAAAGTCGAAGAAAAATACCGAAAATCGCACGAAATCTTTTTGAAGCGTTTGGCAGCATTGCCCAAACCCGAGTTCGACAACACCCTGCCGGTTCACGAAAAACTCGAAGAAATCAAAAAAGCCATTGCCGAAAATCAGGTAACGATTATTTGCGGCGAAACCGGTTCGGGCAAAACCACGCAGCTGCCCAAGATTTGCTTGGAACTCGGGCGCGGGGCGGCGGGTTTGATCGGGCATACCCAGCCGCGCCGTTTGGCTGCGCGTTCGGTAGCGGAGCGGATTGCCGAAGAATTGAAATCGGAAATCGGCAGCGCGGTCGGCTATAAAGTGCGCTTTACTGACCACACCTCACGCGATGCCTGCGTCAAGCTGATGACCGACGGCATCCTGCTGGCGGAAACGCAGACCGACCGTTATCTCGCCGCCTACGACACGATTATCATCGACGAAGCGCACGAACGCAGCCTGAACATCGACTTCCTGCTAGGCTACCTGAAACAGCTGCTGCCGCGCCGCCCCGATTTGAAAGTCATCATTACCTCGGCAACGATAGACGCAGAACGTTTTTCCCAACACTTCAACGGTGCGCCCGTGCTGGAAGTGAGCGGGCGCACCTATCCCGTCGAAATCCTCTACCGCCCGCTGACCAGCAAAGACGAAGACGACGCAGAAGTCGAGCTGACCGACGCGATTGTCGATGCGGCGGACGAATTGGCGCAACACGGCGAAGGCGATATTTTGGTATTCCTGCCGGGCGAACGCGAAATCCGCGAAGCTGCCGAAGCCTTGCGCAAATCCACGCTGCGCCGCAACGACGAAATCCTGCCCCTGTTCGCACGCCTGTCGCACGCCGAGCAGCACAAAATCTTCCACCCCTCAGGCGCGAAACGCCGCATCGTGTTAGCAACCAACGTCGCCGAAACCTCGCTCACCGTGCCGGGTATCAAATACGTCATCGATACCGGCCTCGCGCGCGTCAAACGCTATTCCGCGCGGGCAAAAGTAGAGCAGCTTCATGTCGAAAAAATCTCCCAAGCCGCCGCCCGCCAACGCTCCGGCCGCTGCGGACGCGTCTCCGCAGGCGTATGTATCCGACTGTTTTCAGAAGAAGATTTCAACAGCCGCACCGAGTTCACCGACCCCGAAATCGTCCGCAGCAACCTCGCCGCCGTCATCCTGCGCATGGCAGCGTTGAAACTCGGCGATGTGGCAGCATTCCCGTTTTTAGAAATGCCCGATTCGCGGTATATCAATGATGGATTTCAGGTGTTGTTGGAATTGGGGGCGGTGGAGGAAACTTAA
- the coaD gene encoding pantetheine-phosphate adenylyltransferase, translated as MNRTALRRAVYAGSFDPPTNGHLWMIREAQALFDELIVSVGVNPEKRSTFSIEERKAMLEAITREFPNVRISVFENRFLVHYAKTVDAQFIVRGIRTTADYEYERSMRYINSDLEPEISTVFLMPPREIAEVSSTMVKGLVGPVGWRSMIRRYLPEPVYQKILQDHSESAE; from the coding sequence ATGAACCGAACCGCACTCCGCCGCGCCGTTTACGCCGGCAGCTTCGACCCGCCGACCAACGGCCACCTCTGGATGATACGCGAAGCACAGGCCCTGTTTGACGAACTCATCGTCTCCGTCGGCGTCAACCCCGAAAAGCGCAGCACCTTCAGCATCGAAGAGCGCAAAGCCATGCTTGAAGCCATTACGCGCGAATTCCCCAACGTGCGCATCAGCGTGTTTGAAAACCGCTTCCTCGTCCATTACGCCAAAACCGTCGACGCCCAATTCATCGTACGCGGCATCCGCACCACCGCTGACTACGAATACGAACGCTCCATGCGCTACATCAACAGCGACCTCGAACCGGAAATCTCCACCGTTTTCCTCATGCCGCCGCGCGAAATCGCCGAAGTCTCGTCCACGATGGTCAAAGGCTTGGTCGGCCCCGTCGGCTGGCGCAGCATGATACGCCGCTACCTGCCCGAACCCGTTTACCAAAAGATTTTGCAGGACCACAGCGAAAGTGCGGAATAA
- the ppk2 gene encoding polyphosphate kinase 2, which produces MADHQLEPFENVALDGQQTKLQVFEKAVLAHEGHVSSEDSNSAPLPESYPYKQRMRRAAYEKEKQKLQIELLKVQSWVKDSGQRIVSLFEGRDAAGKGGTIKRFMEHLNPRGARVVALEKPTTTERGQWYFQRYVQNLPTAGEMVFFDRSWYNRAGVERVMGFCEPNEYLLFMRQTPELERMLVASGIHLFKFWFSVSREEQLRRFISRRDDPLKHWKLSPVDIQSLDRWDDYTEAKNAMFFHTHTGDAPWTIIRSDDKKRARLNCIRYFLHHLDYPDKDTSAIGKVDEKIVLVPNTRYKEKTMDVGLD; this is translated from the coding sequence ATGGCAGATCATCAGTTAGAACCGTTTGAAAACGTAGCATTGGACGGTCAGCAGACAAAATTGCAGGTATTTGAAAAAGCCGTTTTGGCACACGAAGGACACGTCAGTTCCGAAGATTCCAACAGCGCGCCGCTTCCCGAAAGCTATCCGTACAAACAGCGTATGCGCCGCGCCGCATACGAAAAAGAAAAACAAAAGCTGCAAATCGAATTGCTGAAAGTGCAAAGCTGGGTCAAAGATTCCGGCCAACGCATCGTCAGCCTGTTTGAAGGCCGCGACGCAGCAGGCAAGGGCGGCACCATCAAACGCTTTATGGAACATCTCAACCCGCGCGGCGCGCGCGTTGTCGCACTGGAAAAACCGACCACTACCGAACGCGGCCAATGGTATTTCCAACGCTACGTTCAAAACCTGCCGACCGCAGGCGAAATGGTATTTTTCGACCGTTCATGGTACAACCGCGCCGGCGTAGAGCGCGTGATGGGCTTCTGTGAACCCAACGAATACCTGCTCTTCATGCGTCAAACCCCTGAATTGGAACGTATGCTCGTTGCCAGCGGCATCCACCTCTTCAAATTCTGGTTCTCCGTATCCCGCGAAGAACAACTGCGCCGCTTCATCTCCCGCCGCGACGATCCCCTGAAACACTGGAAACTCTCCCCCGTGGACATCCAGTCGCTCGACCGCTGGGACGACTACACCGAAGCCAAAAACGCCATGTTCTTCCACACCCACACCGGCGACGCACCGTGGACCATCATCCGCTCCGACGACAAAAAACGCGCCCGCCTCAACTGCATCCGCTACTTCCTGCACCATCTGGACTATCCGGACAAAGATACGAGCGCCATCGGCAAAGTGGACGAAAAAATCGTTTTGGTACCCAATACGCGCTATAAAGAGAAAACAATGGATGTCGGGCTTGATTGA
- a CDS encoding DUF3418 domain-containing protein, with protein MQNTLNTSYEDLSGSLKPRYRLTKLGEQMARLPIDPKIARILLAAKKHDCMAEILVIASALSIQDPRERPLEARDAAAKAHERFTDKQSDFLAYLNIWDSFQRERDKGLSNKQLVQWCRQYFLSHLRMREWRELHHQLAQTAIEMGLTTKEAAFRRPPEVRQLTSSENAGNQDLSAKLKQKQLDKKQHRAQIRAAKEAGYEQIHRALLTGLIANVGMKSPDGNDYTGARGSRFHLFPASALFKAKPKWVMAAELVETTKLYARDVAAIQPEWIEQEAPHLVRYHYFEPHWEQKRGEVVASERVTLYGLTVLPRRPVSYGRIAPEEAREIFIRSALVAQECDLKAEFFVHNKKLIKEITELEHKSRKQDVLVDDEALFAFYHERLPDFYTADAVSDGLHPTNPQQTAPSPVGEGRGEGKTVASQTNFSSTSASPLPTPLPQEREQSAATSTVSDDLHPANPQQTAPSPVGEGWGEGKTVASQTNFSAATANPLPQEREQNAATSTVSGSLHNVGYVAQATHADSKDTDNRVREPSSHTLQNVSDDPKPKKQPAPQKNRLKPLPLADIRTFQAWLKTAERDNPRLLFLSRDDLMQHAAAHITEEQFPKHWQTADGKFKLSYRFEPHHPLDGVTLTLPLTVLNRISPAALEWLVPGMIREKIQLQIKALPKQIRRICVPVPEFITQFLSQSPDRNAPILPQLAQAIAKTAGDIRILEQINQDEWAAFRLPEHCYFNLRIIDDGGQELAMGRDLIQIQQQLGKAAATTFRDNTQEFERDNVTTWDIGTLPESIKFARGKQQLTGYLGLQKEKDGRIALRLFDTSAAAEQAHRLGVIELMKLQLKEQIKDLNKGIQGFTQAAMLLKHINADTLRDDLTQTVCDRAFIGEDELPRNEKTFKEQIKRARSRLPAVKEALSRYLQETAAAYAELNSKLGKHPLTHLLRLRLQTLLAAGFATRTPWAQWPRLPIYLKAMTLRLEKYSGNPARDAAREADIQELEQMWQEKTDGLVKQRQPVSDDLAAFRWMIEELRVSLFAQELKTPYPVSVKRLQKEWINKL; from the coding sequence ATGCAAAACACTCTCAATACATCATATGAAGACCTTTCAGGCAGCCTGAAACCCCGCTACCGCCTGACCAAACTCGGCGAACAAATGGCGCGCCTGCCCATCGACCCGAAAATCGCGCGCATTTTGCTGGCGGCGAAGAAACACGACTGCATGGCGGAAATATTGGTGATTGCCTCCGCACTGTCGATTCAAGACCCGCGCGAACGGCCGCTGGAAGCGCGCGATGCCGCGGCCAAGGCGCATGAGCGTTTTACCGACAAGCAGTCCGATTTCCTTGCCTATCTGAATATTTGGGACAGCTTCCAGCGCGAACGCGATAAAGGCTTGTCCAACAAACAGTTGGTTCAGTGGTGCCGCCAATATTTCCTATCGCACCTGCGGATGCGTGAATGGCGCGAGCTACACCACCAGCTTGCCCAAACCGCGATTGAAATGGGTTTGACCACCAAGGAAGCGGCTTTCAGACGGCCTCCCGAAGTCAGGCAGCTCACGTCGTCTGAAAATGCGGGCAACCAAGACTTATCTGCCAAACTCAAACAAAAACAACTGGATAAAAAACAACACCGCGCCCAAATCCGCGCCGCCAAAGAAGCGGGCTACGAACAAATCCACCGCGCTCTGCTCACCGGCCTCATCGCCAACGTCGGCATGAAATCGCCCGACGGCAACGACTACACCGGCGCGCGCGGCAGCCGCTTCCACCTTTTCCCCGCCTCCGCCCTGTTCAAAGCCAAACCCAAATGGGTGATGGCGGCAGAACTCGTTGAAACGACAAAACTTTACGCCCGCGACGTGGCCGCCATCCAGCCCGAATGGATCGAGCAGGAAGCGCCGCACCTCGTCCGCTACCACTATTTCGAGCCGCATTGGGAACAAAAACGCGGCGAAGTCGTCGCCAGCGAACGGGTAACGCTCTACGGCCTGACCGTCTTGCCGCGCCGTCCCGTGTCCTATGGCAGAATCGCCCCCGAAGAAGCGCGCGAAATCTTTATCCGCAGCGCGTTAGTGGCGCAGGAATGCGATTTGAAAGCGGAATTTTTTGTCCACAACAAAAAGCTGATTAAGGAAATTACCGAACTCGAACACAAATCGCGCAAGCAAGATGTACTGGTCGACGACGAAGCCCTGTTCGCGTTTTATCACGAACGGCTGCCCGATTTTTATACGGCGGATGCGGTTTCAGACGGCCTGCATCCTACAAATCCGCAGCAAACTGCCCCCTCCCCCGTGGGGGAGGGCCGGGGAGAGGGCAAAACAGTTGCCTCTCAAACCAACTTTTCCTCAACCTCAGCAAGCCCTCTCCCTACCCCTCTCCCACAGGAGAGGGAACAGAGTGCCGCCACTTCAACGGTTTCAGACGACCTGCATCCTGCAAATCCCCAGCAAACCGCCCCCTCCCCCGTGGGGGAGGGCTGGGGAGAGGGCAAAACAGTTGCCTCTCAAACCAACTTTTCCGCAGCCACAGCAAACCCTCTCCCACAGGAAAGGGAACAGAATGCAGCAACTTCAACAGTTTCAGGCAGCCTGCACAACGTAGGGTATGTAGCGCAAGCCACGCACGCGGATTCCAAAGATACGGACAACCGCGTGCGTGAACCGAGTTCACACACCCTACAAAATGTTTCAGACGACCCCAAACCCAAAAAGCAGCCTGCACCCCAAAAAAACCGTCTGAAACCCCTCCCCCTCGCCGACATCCGCACCTTCCAAGCCTGGCTCAAAACCGCCGAGCGCGACAACCCGCGCCTGCTGTTCCTCAGCCGCGACGACCTCATGCAGCACGCCGCCGCGCACATCACCGAAGAACAATTCCCCAAACACTGGCAAACCGCAGACGGCAAATTCAAACTCAGCTACCGCTTCGAGCCGCACCACCCGCTCGACGGCGTTACCCTCACCCTGCCGCTCACCGTGCTCAACCGCATCAGCCCCGCCGCCCTCGAATGGCTCGTGCCCGGCATGATACGCGAAAAAATCCAGCTACAAATCAAAGCGCTGCCCAAGCAAATCCGCCGAATCTGCGTGCCCGTGCCCGAATTCATCACCCAATTTTTAAGCCAAAGCCCCGACCGCAACGCCCCCATCCTGCCCCAGCTCGCCCAAGCCATCGCCAAAACCGCAGGCGACATCCGCATACTCGAGCAAATCAACCAAGACGAATGGGCCGCGTTCAGGCTGCCCGAACACTGCTACTTCAACCTCCGCATCATCGACGACGGCGGGCAAGAATTAGCCATGGGGCGCGATTTAATCCAAATCCAACAACAACTTGGCAAAGCCGCCGCCACCACCTTCCGCGACAACACCCAAGAATTCGAGCGCGACAACGTTACCACATGGGACATCGGCACCCTGCCCGAATCCATCAAATTCGCCCGCGGCAAACAACAGCTCACCGGCTACCTCGGCCTGCAAAAAGAAAAAGACGGCCGCATCGCCCTGCGCCTGTTCGACACGTCTGCCGCCGCCGAACAAGCCCACAGATTAGGCGTGATCGAACTCATGAAACTGCAACTAAAAGAACAAATTAAAGACCTGAACAAAGGCATTCAAGGCTTCACCCAAGCCGCCATGCTGCTCAAACACATCAACGCCGACACCCTGCGCGACGACCTCACCCAAACCGTCTGCGACCGCGCCTTTATCGGCGAAGACGAGCTGCCACGCAACGAAAAAACCTTCAAAGAACAAATCAAACGCGCCCGCAGCCGCCTGCCCGCCGTCAAAGAAGCCCTCAGCCGCTACTTGCAGGAAACCGCCGCCGCCTACGCCGAACTTAACAGCAAACTCGGCAAACACCCGCTCACCCACCTCCTAAGACTACGCCTGCAAACCCTGCTCGCCGCCGGCTTCGCCACCCGCACCCCGTGGGCACAATGGCCGCGCCTCCCCATCTACCTCAAAGCCATGACCCTGCGCCTCGAAAAATACAGCGGCAACCCCGCCCGAGACGCAGCCCGCGAAGCCGATATACAGGAATTGGAACAGATGTGGCAGGAAAAAACCGACGGCTTGGTGAAACAAAGGCAACCCGTTTCAGACGACCTCGCCGCGTTTAGATGGATGATTGAAGAATTGAGAGTGTCGCTGTTTGCACAGGAATTGAAGACGCCGTATCCAGTGTCGGTGAAGCGGTTGCAAAAAGAATGGATTAATAAGCTATAG